The Fusobacterium necrophorum subsp. necrophorum genome has a window encoding:
- a CDS encoding ABC transporter ATP-binding protein: protein MRTRYLKIENLSYSIENTEILKHISFEAEKGELIGIIGPNGSGKTSLLKNIGGIYKVEKGNIFILGKEIRDYEEKELAKKVAFMKQKTDLSFDFSCLDIVMFGRYPHLKNFEDYGEKDIAISEKYMQQTHTMLFRDKSILELSGGEVQRVMFAKILTQESDILLLDEPSSNLDMRYEEELFQNLQKQKEKLIITVIHNLRVAIKYCTRLILLSEGKIIKDGKAEEVITEELLKQVYEIEARVYRNPITGALDFYIL, encoded by the coding sequence ATGAGAACAAGGTATCTGAAGATAGAAAATCTGTCTTATTCCATAGAAAATACGGAAATTTTGAAACATATCAGTTTTGAAGCGGAAAAAGGAGAATTGATAGGGATTATAGGTCCTAACGGTTCCGGAAAAACAAGTTTATTGAAAAACATCGGCGGCATTTATAAAGTGGAAAAAGGAAATATTTTTATTTTGGGAAAGGAAATACGAGACTATGAAGAGAAGGAATTGGCAAAAAAGGTCGCTTTTATGAAGCAGAAAACGGATCTTTCTTTTGATTTTTCCTGTCTTGACATTGTTATGTTTGGAAGATATCCTCATTTAAAAAATTTTGAAGATTATGGAGAAAAAGACATTGCCATTTCAGAAAAATATATGCAGCAAACCCATACCATGTTATTTCGGGATAAATCTATTTTGGAACTTTCCGGAGGAGAAGTACAAAGAGTCATGTTTGCTAAAATACTGACTCAGGAAAGTGATATTTTACTTTTGGATGAACCGAGTTCCAATTTGGATATGCGATACGAAGAAGAATTATTTCAAAATTTACAAAAACAGAAAGAAAAATTGATAATTACAGTCATTCATAATTTGCGAGTGGCGATCAAGTATTGTACCCGCTTGATTTTACTTTCCGAAGGAAAAATTATAAAAGATGGAAAAGCGGAAGAAGTAATTACGGAAGAACTTTTAAAACAGGTTTATGAAATAGAAGCAAGAGTTTATCGAAATCCAATTACGGGAGCATTGGATTTTTATATTCTCTGA
- a CDS encoding ABC transporter substrate-binding protein: MKKLLKLGLCFFLILSFLSAAERREVSREANKAYNKIISLTLSGDEMLLSLVAADRIAALSGKINQDPDVSNVVEQAKKFPKIESNLEKIIELEPDFVIAADWMKKEIVSQIREMEIPVYVYKTPDTFEEQKKVILELAALLGEKKKGEELTQNMQRRLELLQKKIFANQKKRKVRVLLYTSFETTSGKKTTFDDMLQQIGAVNVASEMGISGSKRINRESVIDANPDILIIPIWKSYNTKEESAKKIFQDPGLQTVKAVQKKQVYFLPYRKLTPTSQYMIDGIEALAEVIYQK, from the coding sequence GTGAAAAAACTTTTAAAACTGGGGCTTTGTTTTTTTCTGATCCTGTCTTTTCTGTCGGCTGCTGAGAGAAGGGAAGTATCGAGAGAGGCAAATAAAGCATATAATAAAATTATTTCTTTAACTTTGAGTGGGGATGAGATGCTTTTATCTTTGGTAGCAGCGGATAGAATTGCAGCTCTCAGTGGAAAAATCAATCAGGATCCGGATGTTTCCAATGTAGTGGAGCAGGCAAAAAAATTTCCTAAGATAGAGAGCAATTTGGAAAAAATCATAGAATTGGAGCCGGATTTTGTGATTGCGGCGGATTGGATGAAAAAGGAAATAGTATCACAAATAAGAGAGATGGAAATTCCTGTCTATGTTTATAAAACTCCGGATACTTTTGAAGAACAGAAAAAAGTAATTTTAGAGTTGGCCGCTCTTTTGGGGGAAAAGAAAAAAGGAGAAGAGCTTACACAAAACATGCAAAGAAGATTGGAACTGTTACAAAAAAAAATCTTTGCCAACCAAAAGAAAAGGAAAGTAAGAGTCCTTTTATATACTTCTTTTGAAACAACAAGCGGAAAGAAAACAACCTTTGATGATATGTTACAGCAGATAGGAGCTGTTAATGTCGCTTCTGAAATGGGGATTTCCGGTTCAAAACGAATCAACAGAGAAAGTGTTATTGATGCCAATCCCGATATTCTGATTATTCCTATTTGGAAATCGTATAATACGAAGGAAGAATCAGCTAAAAAAATATTTCAGGATCCCGGCCTTCAAACGGTAAAGGCGGTTCAGAAAAAACAGGTCTATTTTCTTCCATACCGTAAACTTACCCCAACTTCTCAATATATGATTGACGGGATAGAAGCATTGGCAGAAGTGATTTATCAAAAATGA
- a CDS encoding radical SAM protein gives MRENKADIRYLVFWLSDNCNLNCKYCYASPAFQKTNMSFETARKAMELCKDKNFRLVFAGGEPLLNFELIKEIYKYLQEEHYDCKLSMQTNGSLISHKIAEKLQEMEIDIGISFDACIEVHERLRGSVKKTVEGILALKEVGKKINLNCVLSSETLPFLEQLVEYAYYFENVRALGLDLLRIGGNCLFHPEITTVKKEEVYPALKKAYQKSKALFSLTGRKVGIREIEEARFRRKHFCQNTHYCYASLGQSMVVTPQGDSYPCSSFIGNQEYLMGNVQEKIRRIALPSGKYENCVSCIYDKECKGCCPSRMLLNAVHGEVDKDCVLRKAVFQILKEEEEGKI, from the coding sequence TTGAGAGAAAATAAAGCGGATATTCGTTATCTTGTCTTCTGGTTAAGTGATAACTGTAATTTAAATTGTAAATATTGTTATGCAAGCCCTGCTTTTCAAAAAACAAATATGAGTTTTGAAACTGCCAGAAAAGCAATGGAGTTGTGTAAGGATAAAAATTTTAGACTTGTATTTGCGGGAGGAGAACCGCTATTGAATTTTGAGCTTATCAAGGAAATTTACAAGTACTTACAGGAAGAACATTATGATTGTAAACTTTCAATGCAGACAAATGGAAGTTTAATAAGTCACAAAATTGCAGAAAAATTACAGGAAATGGAAATCGATATTGGAATCAGTTTTGATGCCTGTATTGAAGTGCATGAAAGGTTACGAGGTTCCGTAAAAAAAACTGTAGAAGGAATCCTCGCCTTAAAGGAAGTGGGGAAGAAAATCAATTTAAACTGTGTACTGAGCAGTGAGACACTTCCTTTTCTGGAACAACTTGTAGAATATGCCTATTATTTCGAAAATGTGAGAGCTTTAGGCTTGGACTTACTTAGAATAGGAGGAAACTGCTTATTTCATCCGGAAATTACAACTGTAAAAAAGGAAGAAGTTTATCCTGCATTAAAAAAAGCTTATCAGAAGAGCAAAGCTCTTTTTTCATTGACAGGAAGAAAAGTGGGAATTCGGGAAATTGAAGAGGCAAGATTTCGAAGGAAACACTTCTGTCAAAATACACATTACTGTTATGCCTCTTTGGGACAGTCTATGGTGGTAACACCACAGGGAGACAGTTATCCATGTAGTTCTTTTATAGGAAATCAGGAATACTTGATGGGAAATGTACAGGAAAAAATTCGAAGGATAGCTTTACCTTCAGGAAAATATGAAAATTGTGTTTCCTGTATTTATGATAAAGAATGTAAGGGCTGTTGTCCTTCTAGAATGTTGTTAAATGCTGTTCATGGAGAAGTGGATAAAGACTGTGTATTGCGAAAAGCGGTATTTCAAATTTTGAAAGAGGAAGAGGAAGGAAAAATATGA
- a CDS encoding adenosylcobinamide amidohydrolase has protein sequence MLCKLTSGDTVYHYNKSIIIKFSGKRAVLSTGILNGGYRENISAVLNHDAKAAPGMGCQLRAPTYEEHMKLIAEEAGLDAEHTTGIATAANMENVSIVSQNYGNLSLTAIVTAGIETNGGRVGDPASYVEENERITNIPHGTINIILAIDGKLFPHTLARSFITVTEAKTAAIQELLEGSKYSTGLATGSGTDGVIVYANVESKNIYQDAGKHSKLGELIGKAVKQAVKEALEKQSGLCPEKQKSIFRRGRRYGITAERLWEDYIATNSEKQNKKLEYMEFIETLEKKEDLVSLTSLYLHLLDQWEWKLLSEKTVREHCSLLRKEISNILGLPFQNRKKKSSVIEDMIEAYIILFTQYVSENWEKKIERK, from the coding sequence ATGCTTTGTAAATTAACAAGTGGAGATACGGTATATCATTATAATAAAAGTATCATTATAAAATTTTCCGGAAAAAGAGCGGTGCTGAGTACGGGGATTTTAAATGGGGGATATCGAGAAAATATATCCGCTGTTTTGAATCATGATGCAAAGGCAGCTCCGGGAATGGGGTGTCAACTCAGAGCTCCTACTTACGAAGAACATATGAAATTAATTGCAGAAGAGGCGGGGCTGGATGCAGAGCATACGACAGGAATTGCTACAGCGGCAAATATGGAAAATGTCAGCATAGTGAGCCAAAACTATGGAAACTTATCCTTGACGGCTATTGTCACCGCAGGAATTGAAACCAATGGAGGAAGAGTGGGAGATCCGGCTTCCTATGTGGAAGAAAATGAAAGAATCACAAACATTCCCCATGGAACCATCAATATTATATTGGCAATTGACGGGAAACTTTTTCCACACACCTTGGCAAGAAGCTTTATTACCGTAACGGAAGCAAAGACTGCGGCAATTCAGGAGTTACTGGAAGGAAGCAAATACTCGACCGGACTTGCAACAGGTTCGGGAACGGATGGTGTTATTGTCTATGCGAATGTAGAGTCGAAAAATATTTATCAGGATGCAGGAAAGCATTCCAAATTGGGAGAGTTGATTGGAAAAGCTGTGAAACAGGCAGTAAAAGAGGCTTTGGAAAAACAAAGCGGTCTCTGTCCTGAAAAGCAGAAGTCCATTTTTAGAAGGGGAAGAAGATATGGAATCACAGCAGAAAGGCTATGGGAAGATTATATTGCTACAAATTCTGAAAAACAGAATAAAAAACTTGAATATATGGAATTTATAGAAACTCTGGAAAAAAAAGAAGACTTGGTTTCTTTGACTTCTTTATATCTTCATCTGCTGGATCAGTGGGAATGGAAATTGCTGTCTGAAAAAACAGTAAGAGAGCATTGCTCTTTACTGAGAAAAGAAATTTCCAATATTCTGGGACTTCCTTTTCAGAATCGGAAAAAGAAGAGTAGCGTGATTGAAGATATGATAGAAGCATATATTATACTTTTTACACAATATGTTTCGGAAAATTGGGAGAAAAAAATTGAGAGAAAATAA
- a CDS encoding TonB-dependent receptor: MKKIFMVTAILATASGLGFAKEISPIELEQTVVTSESFGTSTHRTAKNIQVITAKEMEEKGALTVDEALKGVPGVMVRKMDGGTPVIDLRGSGAASSFSSSILLLDGVPLNGLVKLDINSIPLSEISRIEIVQGGGAVMYGDGSTGGVVNIITKSPKYKKHYGSAGLEYGSWKTSRASLNYGTALTDKLSVSASYSGYASMEYRDRGHGKTWSGESFDYRNKKDKKYSLWLQGKYQLEDGSIGFKYNHNERKDYYTGYLEKKQYEENPKQIGSYSGKIQDVTDIYNLSYQTKLTDTLEFLVYGGYYRGKSIDQNQLTSEYFIKPQFKYTYGENSYVILGGDYRDGKREFKEKVLVNGRMQKAPNDERESKAIYVMNKTSLGNWEFSQGYRYEKVDYKYSSKIYGPGWSLSEIKPMNSKYSHNDSFELGVNYLYSDTGNVYFNYTKAMRTPTIGEAGAWYGDVKTQKNDIFEIGLRDYFKNTQISSSIFYITSKNEVYYDKTNPNNSNNRNFDGRVRRTGAQLSLTHYLDKLSVRERISYIHPKVSSGIYSGKTFAGVPKWTLNLGATYHVTDKFLVNTDLYYQSKAYAEDDFDNYFKKDNSYATLDINTSYAFENGMEVYGGVKNVFDKKYANTITSSRSTWSPGPRTVFYPADGKSVYVGFKYHF; this comes from the coding sequence ATGAAAAAAATTTTTATGGTAACAGCAATTTTAGCCACAGCTTCCGGTCTTGGTTTTGCAAAGGAGATTTCTCCTATTGAACTGGAGCAAACAGTCGTAACTTCTGAATCTTTCGGAACATCAACTCATAGGACAGCCAAAAATATACAGGTAATTACAGCAAAGGAAATGGAAGAAAAAGGGGCATTAACAGTAGATGAAGCATTAAAGGGAGTACCCGGAGTTATGGTAAGAAAAATGGATGGAGGAACTCCTGTTATTGATTTACGGGGGTCAGGAGCGGCATCCAGTTTCAGTTCCAGCATACTTTTATTGGATGGAGTTCCGTTAAACGGTTTGGTGAAATTGGACATCAATTCCATTCCTCTAAGTGAAATCAGTCGTATCGAAATTGTTCAAGGAGGAGGAGCTGTTATGTATGGGGATGGCTCCACCGGAGGGGTTGTTAACATTATTACAAAGAGTCCGAAATACAAAAAACATTATGGAAGTGCAGGCTTGGAATACGGTTCTTGGAAAACAAGTCGGGCAAGCTTAAATTACGGAACGGCTTTAACAGATAAATTATCCGTCAGTGCTTCCTATTCCGGATATGCTTCTATGGAATACCGAGATCGAGGACATGGAAAAACTTGGAGCGGAGAAAGTTTCGATTACAGAAATAAAAAAGATAAGAAATATTCCCTTTGGTTACAAGGAAAATATCAATTGGAAGACGGAAGTATCGGCTTCAAGTATAATCATAACGAAAGAAAGGATTATTACACCGGATATTTGGAAAAGAAACAGTATGAAGAAAATCCTAAACAAATAGGAAGTTATTCAGGTAAAATACAGGATGTGACGGATATTTATAATCTTTCTTATCAAACAAAGTTGACAGATACCTTGGAATTTTTAGTCTACGGAGGATATTATCGAGGAAAGAGCATCGACCAAAATCAGCTTACCAGTGAATATTTTATAAAACCTCAATTCAAATATACTTACGGAGAAAACAGCTATGTTATTTTAGGTGGGGATTACCGAGATGGAAAGCGGGAATTCAAAGAAAAAGTTCTGGTAAACGGAAGGATGCAAAAAGCTCCCAACGATGAAAGAGAATCCAAAGCAATCTATGTTATGAATAAAACTTCTTTGGGAAACTGGGAATTTTCTCAAGGATATCGTTATGAAAAGGTGGATTATAAATACAGTTCCAAAATTTATGGACCAGGCTGGTCATTATCCGAAATTAAACCGATGAATTCAAAATATTCTCATAATGACAGCTTTGAATTGGGAGTGAATTATCTATATTCCGATACGGGAAATGTATATTTCAATTATACCAAAGCGATGAGAACTCCGACAATTGGAGAGGCAGGAGCTTGGTACGGAGATGTAAAGACACAGAAAAATGATATTTTTGAAATAGGATTAAGGGATTATTTCAAAAATACACAAATCTCTTCTTCTATTTTCTATATTACTTCCAAAAATGAAGTCTACTATGATAAAACGAATCCGAATAATTCAAATAACAGAAACTTTGACGGAAGGGTAAGAAGAACGGGGGCACAATTGTCTTTGACCCATTATTTGGATAAATTAAGTGTAAGAGAAAGAATTTCTTACATCCATCCAAAAGTATCCAGTGGAATTTATAGCGGAAAAACTTTTGCAGGAGTTCCAAAATGGACTTTAAATCTAGGGGCAACTTATCATGTTACGGATAAGTTTTTAGTAAATACAGATTTATATTATCAATCCAAAGCTTATGCAGAAGATGATTTTGACAACTATTTTAAGAAGGATAATTCTTATGCAACTTTGGATATCAATACTTCTTATGCGTTTGAAAATGGAATGGAAGTATACGGAGGAGTCAAAAATGTATTTGATAAAAAATATGCCAATACGATAACTTCTAGCAGAAGCACATGGTCTCCGGGACCTAGAACTGTGTTCTATCCTGCAGATGGAAAGAGTGTTTATGTAGGATTCAAATATCATTTTTAA
- the cobN gene encoding cobaltochelatase subunit CobN codes for MFKILFIISSYDDKYLFSQIHRSLEEEYPASFSFSFFLCSELNSSLSETQSLEKELPESDMIYILLHAGVSSFDKFESCKPFFWKKIPCFIHSTIEDENKEFVEQAGLSISMRYQLEKYYTLGGAENFRNMILYTASMLGEKKYPFENVQYLPWEGIYSSGIRIKEEEEFIKNMAEAPLVIALLFHGKDWNTKRIKVVDSFMKEIEHLGATPYAVFTNSIEDLDIRSKGIRWTLKHYFYHKEKLIPKVLINLMGYSQSIFADPGDGKEIVEKSIFQDLGIPVIQAMSSYQNRETWEKDIRGLDPMALISNVYYPEFDGQLISVTACTCERIKDESGEREVFLPIVERVNKIVRLALSWAKLSIIPNRKKKVALILHNMPPRNDMIGSAFGLDTPNSLKNMTDWFSEIGIFLEYPFESGQEIINKIIQGVSNDRKWLNVEKVMEKSIDTVSKEKYQRWFLELENEVQKKIEEQWGKAPGEVMVYEDKFPIPGIVNGNVFIGLQPSRATEERAEEIYHSTDFILPHQYYAFYKWIKEEFRANVVYHIGTHGTLEWLPGKEIGLSRSCCPDFNIDDIPHLYPYSVNVTGEGLQAKRRSNAILISHMIPSLTFSDKYEEIEEMDELIKQYYLASLGQDGKKAELKQRIIETALKYHYPMDMNLSEEEIRKDEEIFLTRLHSYIEELKSSVIKDGLHILGEVEKGQRLVSLIHALLYVENSGMMAAEEAVAKSLSYSLESLQAKPYENKNGKTNLMILDDIRNMTDELIESILKRESYEPIFLKYPEYHVKEEKYIRDLEKNILERILPKIEAGIQEKESILRGVMGKFVLPGQSGCPTRGNINILPTGTNFYAIDPCKIPSRASWKVGKRLAEVLMERYREEEGRFPENIAMIIYSGDTMKTNGDDIAEVLYLMGVKPVWQKNGDRVIGLEVIPYAELQRPRIDVSLRISGLFRDTFPNLIRLIEEAVNMVASLEEEEDINYIKKNIRESTNILLQEGCSIEEAVEFSNLRVFGCPPGTYGTGVSTLIESKNWTRREDLGRAYIQWSAHAYSSHIHGKQLETVFMERLKKTEVTVKNEPSIEIDMLESDDYYAYHGGLTAAVRYVKGENAKSYSGNSSNPQNIKIKSLQEEAARIMRARILNPKWLDGLKKHDYKGALELSSTMDILFGWDATAEIIENWMYDKVMEKYILNPENREWIKKNNSHALLNITEKLLEAEKRGMWKSTAKGKEALSKIYLSIEGDIEEIEE; via the coding sequence ATGTTTAAGATTTTATTTATAATATCCAGTTATGATGATAAATATCTTTTTAGTCAAATACATAGGAGCTTGGAAGAAGAATATCCTGCTTCCTTTTCCTTTTCTTTTTTTCTTTGTTCCGAGTTAAATTCTTCTCTTTCGGAAACTCAAAGCTTGGAAAAAGAATTACCGGAGAGTGATATGATTTATATACTTCTCCATGCAGGCGTTTCTTCTTTCGATAAATTTGAATCTTGTAAGCCTTTCTTCTGGAAGAAAATTCCCTGTTTTATCCATAGTACCATTGAGGATGAGAACAAAGAATTTGTAGAGCAGGCGGGACTCTCTATTTCCATGCGGTATCAACTTGAAAAATATTATACTTTGGGAGGGGCAGAAAATTTCAGGAATATGATTCTTTATACCGCTTCCATGTTGGGAGAGAAGAAATATCCTTTTGAAAATGTTCAATATCTTCCTTGGGAAGGAATTTACAGCTCAGGAATTCGAATCAAGGAGGAAGAAGAGTTTATAAAAAACATGGCAGAAGCCCCTTTGGTAATTGCTCTTCTTTTTCATGGAAAAGATTGGAATACCAAAAGAATAAAAGTAGTGGATAGTTTTATGAAAGAAATCGAACATCTGGGAGCAACTCCCTATGCCGTTTTTACAAATTCTATCGAAGACCTTGACATAAGATCCAAGGGAATTCGATGGACATTGAAACATTATTTTTATCATAAAGAGAAATTAATTCCGAAAGTACTTATTAATTTAATGGGATATTCTCAAAGCATTTTTGCGGATCCCGGAGACGGAAAGGAGATTGTTGAAAAAAGTATTTTTCAAGATTTGGGTATTCCGGTAATCCAAGCAATGAGCAGTTATCAAAATAGGGAAACTTGGGAAAAAGATATTCGAGGTTTGGATCCTATGGCATTGATTTCCAATGTGTACTATCCGGAATTTGATGGACAATTGATTTCCGTAACAGCCTGTACCTGCGAGAGAATAAAAGATGAATCGGGAGAGCGGGAAGTTTTTTTACCGATTGTGGAAAGAGTAAATAAGATTGTGAGGTTGGCATTATCTTGGGCAAAATTATCTATCATTCCTAATAGAAAAAAGAAAGTTGCTCTCATTTTACATAATATGCCTCCGCGAAATGATATGATCGGCAGTGCTTTTGGCTTAGACACTCCGAATTCTTTAAAAAATATGACAGATTGGTTTTCAGAGATTGGAATTTTTTTGGAATATCCTTTCGAGAGTGGACAGGAAATTATCAATAAAATCATTCAAGGAGTTTCCAATGACCGAAAATGGTTGAATGTTGAAAAAGTGATGGAAAAAAGTATTGATACCGTTTCCAAAGAAAAATATCAAAGATGGTTTTTGGAACTGGAGAATGAAGTACAAAAGAAAATTGAGGAACAGTGGGGAAAAGCTCCCGGAGAAGTGATGGTATACGAAGATAAATTTCCGATTCCCGGAATTGTAAACGGAAATGTTTTTATCGGATTACAGCCCTCTCGAGCCACGGAAGAAAGGGCAGAAGAAATATATCATAGTACAGATTTTATCCTTCCTCATCAGTATTATGCTTTTTACAAATGGATAAAAGAGGAGTTCAGAGCAAATGTCGTATATCATATAGGAACGCATGGAACTCTGGAGTGGCTTCCCGGAAAAGAAATAGGTCTGAGTCGCTCCTGTTGTCCGGATTTTAACATTGATGATATTCCTCATCTCTATCCTTACTCTGTAAATGTAACGGGAGAAGGTCTCCAGGCAAAAAGAAGAAGCAATGCTATTCTGATTTCTCATATGATTCCTTCCCTTACGTTTTCAGATAAATATGAAGAAATAGAAGAGATGGATGAGTTGATAAAACAATATTATCTTGCAAGTTTGGGTCAGGATGGAAAAAAAGCAGAGCTAAAGCAAAGAATTATTGAGACGGCACTCAAATACCATTATCCTATGGATATGAATCTCTCTGAAGAAGAGATTCGAAAGGACGAAGAGATTTTTCTAACAAGACTGCACTCCTATATAGAAGAATTGAAATCCTCTGTGATAAAGGACGGTCTTCATATTTTAGGAGAGGTCGAAAAAGGACAAAGATTGGTTTCTTTAATTCATGCTTTGTTGTATGTGGAAAATTCCGGAATGATGGCTGCAGAAGAGGCAGTAGCTAAAAGTCTGTCTTATAGTTTGGAATCTCTGCAGGCAAAGCCTTACGAAAATAAAAACGGGAAAACAAACTTGATGATTTTGGATGATATTCGTAACATGACAGATGAACTTATTGAAAGTATTTTAAAACGAGAATCCTATGAGCCTATTTTTTTGAAATATCCTGAATATCATGTGAAAGAAGAAAAGTATATTCGGGACTTGGAAAAGAATATTCTGGAAAGAATTCTTCCCAAGATAGAAGCAGGTATCCAGGAAAAAGAAAGTATTTTAAGAGGAGTCATGGGAAAATTTGTTCTTCCGGGTCAATCAGGTTGCCCAACAAGAGGAAATATCAATATTCTTCCAACAGGAACGAATTTTTATGCGATAGATCCCTGCAAAATTCCTTCCAGAGCTTCTTGGAAGGTGGGAAAAAGACTTGCGGAAGTCTTGATGGAAAGGTACAGGGAAGAAGAAGGAAGATTCCCTGAAAATATTGCCATGATCATTTATAGCGGGGATACTATGAAAACGAATGGGGATGATATTGCTGAAGTGCTTTATCTTATGGGAGTAAAACCTGTATGGCAAAAAAATGGAGATAGGGTAATAGGCTTGGAAGTGATTCCTTATGCAGAGCTTCAACGACCTCGTATAGATGTCAGTTTACGAATTTCCGGTTTATTTCGGGATACCTTTCCCAATCTTATTCGTTTGATAGAAGAAGCGGTAAACATGGTGGCAAGTTTAGAAGAAGAGGAAGACATCAATTATATCAAAAAAAACATAAGAGAAAGTACCAACATCTTATTACAAGAAGGTTGTTCTATAGAAGAAGCGGTGGAATTTTCCAATCTTAGAGTCTTCGGCTGTCCGCCGGGAACTTACGGAACGGGAGTTTCCACCTTGATTGAATCCAAAAATTGGACAAGGAGAGAAGATTTAGGAAGGGCTTATATCCAATGGAGTGCTCATGCTTATAGCAGTCATATTCATGGAAAACAATTGGAAACGGTCTTTATGGAACGTTTGAAAAAAACGGAAGTGACAGTGAAAAATGAGCCTTCCATAGAGATCGACATGTTGGAAAGTGATGATTATTATGCCTATCATGGAGGATTGACCGCAGCGGTACGATATGTAAAAGGCGAAAATGCGAAGTCTTACAGCGGGAACAGCAGCAATCCTCAGAATATAAAAATAAAAAGCTTACAAGAGGAAGCGGCAAGGATTATGAGAGCCAGAATTCTAAATCCAAAGTGGTTGGACGGTTTGAAAAAACATGATTATAAGGGAGCATTGGAATTAAGTTCCACGATGGATATTTTATTCGGATGGGATGCAACGGCTGAGATCATAGAAAATTGGATGTACGATAAGGTCATGGAAAAATATATTTTAAATCCGGAAAACAGAGAATGGATTAAGAAGAATAATTCTCACGCTTTGTTGAATATAACAGAAAAGTTGTTGGAGGCCGAAAAAAGAGGAATGTGGAAAAGTACGGCGAAAGGAAAAGAGGCCTTAAGCAAAATATATCTCTCCATAGAAGGAGATATAGAAGAAATAGAAGAATAG
- a CDS encoding iron ABC transporter permease, with protein sequence MQKKKKNYTAVLFILLGITIFLSLFYGAVKVPIKDILKILSNQLFFTNFVISKKSFIPIVFYVRLPRIMTAVIVGGALALCGCTMQSLLRNPIVDSGIVGISSGASLGAVISISFGFSAKYIIAMPLLSVIFALTIAGGVYRLSSWRGKTDNLLLILSGLAVSSFVGALTSMILSNFVEAQLREYLFWSIGSLSGRRWEHFLFGVFPITILSGILFQYGKELNILLLGNEEAKSLGINIKKMRKKILMTIALLTSISVCISGNIGFVGLIVPHILRRILGADNRKLLKASFLTGAFFLTFSDLLSRIILAPREISVGIITSLIGAPYFVSLILKMKREGRNL encoded by the coding sequence ATGCAAAAGAAAAAAAAGAATTATACAGCTGTTCTATTCATATTATTGGGAATTACTATTTTCCTTTCTCTTTTTTATGGAGCTGTTAAGGTTCCGATAAAAGATATTCTAAAAATTTTATCCAATCAATTGTTTTTTACGAATTTTGTCATCAGTAAAAAAAGTTTTATTCCTATTGTTTTTTATGTAAGACTTCCCAGGATCATGACTGCTGTCATTGTTGGAGGAGCTTTGGCTCTTTGTGGCTGTACCATGCAAAGTTTATTGAGAAATCCGATTGTAGATTCCGGAATTGTAGGAATTTCAAGCGGTGCAAGTTTAGGAGCTGTTATTTCCATTTCCTTTGGTTTCAGTGCAAAATATATTATAGCAATGCCCTTACTTTCTGTTATTTTTGCATTGACAATAGCAGGTGGAGTTTATCGTTTATCTTCTTGGCGAGGAAAGACAGACAATTTGCTTTTGATCCTTTCCGGGCTTGCCGTCAGCAGCTTTGTAGGAGCTCTCACCTCTATGATATTAAGCAATTTTGTGGAAGCACAGTTACGAGAATATTTATTTTGGTCCATCGGAAGCTTGTCGGGGAGACGATGGGAGCATTTTTTATTTGGAGTATTTCCCATTACAATATTATCGGGCATCTTATTTCAGTATGGGAAAGAGTTGAATATCCTTCTTTTAGGAAATGAAGAGGCGAAGTCTTTAGGAATCAATATTAAAAAAATGCGGAAAAAAATTTTAATGACTATTGCACTGTTAACCTCCATTTCTGTTTGTATCAGCGGGAATATAGGTTTTGTAGGGCTGATTGTCCCTCATATTTTAAGAAGAATTCTTGGAGCGGACAATCGGAAACTTCTGAAAGCTTCTTTTTTGACAGGAGCATTTTTTCTTACTTTCAGTGACTTACTATCAAGAATCATATTGGCACCGAGAGAAATCAGTGTAGGGATTATTACCTCTTTGATAGGAGCTCCTTATTTTGTATCTCTTATTCTGAAAATGAAAAGAGAGGGGAGAAATTTATGA